Proteins from a genomic interval of Phocoena phocoena chromosome 20, mPhoPho1.1, whole genome shotgun sequence:
- the IRF2BP1 gene encoding interferon regulatory factor 2-binding protein 1, with protein MASVQASRRQWCYLCDLPKMPWAMVWDFSEAVCRGCVNFEGADRIELLIDAARQLKRSHVLPEGRSPGPPALKHPATKDLAAAAAQGPQLPPPQAQPQPSGTGGAVSGQDRYDRATSSGRLPLPSPALEYTLGSRLANGLGREEAVAEGARRALLGSMPGLVPPGLLAAAVSGLGSRGLTLAPGLSPARPAFGSDFEKEKQQRNADCLAELNEAMRGRAEEWHGRPKAVREQLLALSACAPFNVRFKKDHGLVGRVFAFDATARPPGYEFELKLFTEYPCGSGNVYAGVLAVARQMFHDALREPGKALASSGFKYLEYERRHGSGEWRQLGELLTDGVRTFREPAPAEALPQQYPEPAPAALCGPPPRAPSRNLAPTPRRRKASPEPEGEASGKMTTEEQQQRHWVAPGGPFSADTPAVPSPIAALKNVAEALGHSPKDPAGGGGPVRAGGASPAASSAAQPPAQHRLVARNGEAEVSPTAGAEAVSGGGSGTGATPGAPLCCTLCRERLEDTHFVQCPSVPGHKFCFPCSREFIKAQGPAGEVYCPSGDKCPLVGSSVPWAFMQGEIATILAGDIKVKKERDP; from the coding sequence ATGGCGTCCGTGCAGGCTTCCCGCCGCCAGTGGTGCTACCTGTGCGACCTGCCCAAGATGCCGTGGGCCATGGTGTGGGACTTCAGTGAGGCCGTGTGCCGCGGTTGCGTGAACTTCGAGGGCGCGGATCGCATCGAGCTGCTCATCGATGCCGCCCGGCAGCTCAAGCGAAGCCACGTGCTCCCCGAGGGCCGCTCGCCGGGCCCCCCGGCCCTCAAGCACCCGGCCACTAAGGACCTGGCAGCCGCCGCTGCACAGGGGCCTCAGTTGCCGCCTCCACAGGCCCAGCCCCAGCCGTCGGGGACAGGCGGCGCTGTCTCAGGCCAGGACCGCTATGACAGGGCCACATCGTCGGGCCGCCTCCCCTTGCCCTCGCCCGCCCTGGAGTACACCCTGGGGTCCCGCCTGGCCAATGGACTGGGCCGCGAGGAGGCTGTGGCGGAGGGGGCGCGAAGGGCCCTGCTTGGCTCCATGCCCGGCTTGGTGCCCCCCGGGCTGCTGGCAGCTGCGGTGTCTGGCCTGGGAAGCCGAGGTCTGACGCTGGCACCCGGCTTGAGTCCTGCCCGTCCAGCCTTCGGCTCCGATTTCgagaaggagaagcagcagaGGAATGCGGACTGTCTGGCAGAACTGAACGAGGCCATGAGGGGCCGGGCAGAGGAATGGCATGGGCGCCCCAAAGCCGTGCGGGAACAGCTGCTGGCGCTGTCTGCCTGCGCCCCTTTCAATGTCCGCTTCAAGAAGGATCACGGGCTGGTGGGACGGGTGTTCGCCTTCGATGCTACTGCCCGCCCGCCAGGCTACGAGTTCGAGCTGAAGCTCTTCACCGAATACCCCTGCGGTTCTGGCAACGTGTATGCTGGAGTCCTGGCCGTGGCTCGCCAGATGTTTCATGATGCTCTGCGGGAGCCGGGCAAGGCACTGGCCTCATCAGGCTTCAAGTACCTCGAGTATGAACGCCGACACGGCTCAGGGGAGTGGCGCCAGCTGGGGGAGCTGCTAACCGACGGTGTCCGCACCTTCCGCGAGCCAGCTCCCGCCGAGGCCCTGCCCCAGCAGTATCCAGAGCCAGCCCCTGCAGCTCTTTGTGGCCCACCCCCACGAGCCCCATCCCGGAATCTGGCCCCCACGCCGCGCCGTCGCAAGGCGTCCCCTGAGCCCGAGGGCGAGGCATCTGGGAAGATGACCACGGaggagcagcagcagcggcaCTGGGTGGCACCCGGTGGCCCGTTCTCCGCTGATACCCCTGCTGTGCCCTCGCCGATCGCCGCCCTGAAGAACGTGGCCGAGGCCCTTGGCCACTCCCCCAAGGAccctgcagggggtgggggcccTGTGCGCGCAGGGGGCGCCAGCCCCGCAGCCTCCTCTGCGGCCCAGCCTCCAGCCCAGCATCGTCTGGTGGCCCGAAACGGTGAGGCAGAAGTTAGCCCCACAGCAGGGGCGGAAGCTGTTAGCGGGGGTGGTAGCGGCACTGGGGCGACCCCCGGGGCTCCCCTGTGCTGTACCCTGTGCCGGGAGCGGCTGGAAGACACCCACTTCGTCCAGTGCCCCTCAGTGCCCGGACACAAGTTTTGCTTTCCCTGCTCACGGGAGTTCATCAAGGCGCAGGGTCCTGCTGGGGAGGTGTACTGCCCCAGTGGAGACAAGTGCCCGCTAGTGGGCTCCTCTGTCCCCTGGGCCTTCATGCAAGGCGAGATCGCCACCATCCTTGCTGGAGACATCAAGGTTAAGAAAGAACGGGACCCCTAG
- the FOXA3 gene encoding hepatocyte nuclear factor 3-gamma codes for MLGSVKMEAHDLAEWSYYPEAGEVYSPVTPVPTMAPLNSYMTLNPLSSPYPPGGLPASPLTTGPLAPPAPTAPLGPTFPGLGASSGGGSSSGYGGPGPGLVHGKEIPKGYRRPLAHAKPPYSYISLITMAIQQAPGKMLTLSEIYQWIMDLFPYYRENQQRWQNSIRHSLSFNDCFVKVARSPDKPGKGSYWALHPSSGNMFENGCYLRRQKRFKLEEKVKKGGGGTSASRNSAGSASSTTTPAATVASPPQAQPPAPEPEAQGGEDVGTLDCGSPPSSTPYFTGLELPGELKLDAPYNFNHPFSINNLMSEQTPAPPKLDVGFGGYGAEGGEPGIYYQGLYSRSLLNAS; via the exons GGGCGAG GTCTACTCTCCGGTGACCCCAGTACCCACCATGGCCCCCCTCAACTCCTACATGACCCTGAACCCTCTGAGCTCTCCCTACCCCCCGGGGGGGCTCCCTGCCTCCCCACTTACCACTGGACCCCTGGCGCCCCCAGCGCCCACAGCACCCCTGGGGCCCACCTTCCCAGGCCTGGGTGCCAGcagtggtggtggcagcagctcaGGGTATGGGGGCCCGGGACCAGGGCTGGTGCATGGGAAGGAGATACCGAAAGGGTACCGGCGGCCCTTGGCACATGCCAAGCCGCCATATTCCTACATCTCGCTCATCACCATGGCCATCCAGCAGGCGCCGGGTAAGATGCTGACCCTGAGCGAGATCTACCAGTGGATCATGGACCTCTTCCCCTACTACCGGGAGAACCAGCAGCGCTGGCAGAACTCCATCCGCCACTCGCTGTCTTTCAACGACTGCTTCGTCAAGGTGGCGCGCTCCCCAGACAAGCCGGGCAAGGGTTCCTACTGGGCCCTGCACCCCAGCTCAGGTAACATGTTTGAGAATGGCTGCTACCTGCGCCGCCAGAAGCGCTTCAAGCTGGAGGAGAAGGTGAAGAAAGGGGGCGGCGGGACCTCTGCCTCCAGGAACAGTGCGGGGTCAGCCTCCTCGACCACCACCCCCGCTGCCACAGTCGCCTCTCCGCCGCAggcccagcctccagcccccgaacctgaggcccagggtggggaaGATGTGGGGACTCTGGACTGTGGCTCACCCCCGTCCTCCACACCCTATTTCACTGGCCTGGAGCTCCCAGGGGAGCTGAAGCTGGATGCACCCTACAACTTCAACCACCCTTTCTCCATCAACAACCTGATGTCGGAACAGACACCAGCACCTCCCAAACTGGACGTGGGATTTGGGGGCTACGGGGCGGAGGGTGGGGAGCCCGGGATCTACTACCAGGGCCTCTATTCCCGCTCTCTGCTTAATGCGTCTTAG